In one Sulfuricella sp. genomic region, the following are encoded:
- a CDS encoding recombinase family protein: MPEEQQTSDGGQVQVSLFRAAEYVRMSTEHQQYSTENQGDKIREYAARRGIEIVKTYADAGKSGLRIDGRQALQQLIKDVETCTADFQIILVYDVSRWGRFQDADESAYYEYICRRAGIQVAYCAEQFENDGSPVSTIVKGVKRAMAGEYSRELSTKVFAGQCRLIELGFRQGGPAGYGLRRTLVDQHGSIKSELTRGEHKSLQTDRVILMPGPEDEIQIVDLIYRWFIDEGLVESAIAARLNGMKVRTDLDREWTRATVHEVLTNEKYIGNNVYNRISFKLKKTRVVNAPDMWIKKEGAFEPIVQPDLFFTAQGMIRARARRYTDEELIERLRNLYENKGILSGLIIDETESMPSASVYVHRFGSLIRAYQIVGFTPDRDYRYLEVNRFLRQLHPEIVTQTEARIAAIGGVVVRDPATDILRVNDEFSVSLVLARCQTHDSGSHRWKVRFDASLCPDITVAVRLDHANRVALDYYLLPRLDFGQPRISLADQNAIEFDCYRFDTLDYLYGMSARSRLRRAA; encoded by the coding sequence ATGCCAGAAGAACAACAAACGAGCGATGGAGGCCAGGTCCAGGTATCCCTCTTCCGCGCCGCCGAGTATGTGCGGATGTCCACCGAGCACCAGCAGTACTCGACCGAGAATCAGGGCGACAAGATTCGCGAGTATGCGGCCCGACGTGGGATCGAGATCGTCAAGACCTACGCCGACGCGGGCAAGAGCGGACTGCGCATCGATGGGCGGCAGGCCTTACAACAGCTGATCAAGGATGTCGAGACATGTACGGCGGACTTCCAGATCATCCTGGTCTACGATGTCAGCCGCTGGGGGCGCTTCCAAGACGCTGATGAGAGCGCCTACTACGAGTACATTTGCCGCCGCGCCGGCATTCAGGTCGCCTACTGTGCCGAGCAGTTCGAGAATGACGGCTCACCGGTCTCCACCATCGTCAAAGGCGTCAAACGAGCGATGGCCGGCGAGTACAGCCGGGAATTGTCCACCAAGGTGTTCGCTGGGCAGTGCCGGTTGATTGAGCTGGGATTCCGCCAGGGCGGCCCGGCTGGCTACGGCCTGCGCCGAACTCTGGTCGACCAGCATGGTTCGATCAAGAGTGAGCTCACACGAGGCGAGCACAAGAGCCTGCAGACTGACCGCGTCATCCTGATGCCTGGCCCCGAGGATGAAATCCAAATCGTCGATCTGATCTACCGCTGGTTCATCGACGAGGGACTGGTGGAATCGGCTATTGCAGCGCGCCTTAATGGCATGAAAGTGCGCACCGACCTCGACCGGGAATGGACGCGCGCCACTGTTCACGAGGTGCTGACCAACGAGAAGTACATCGGAAACAACGTCTACAACCGCATCTCGTTCAAGCTCAAGAAGACCCGGGTAGTGAACGCCCCGGACATGTGGATCAAGAAGGAAGGTGCATTCGAGCCCATCGTCCAGCCCGATCTGTTCTTCACCGCGCAGGGCATGATCCGGGCGCGCGCCCGGCGCTACACCGATGAGGAGTTGATTGAGCGCCTGCGCAATCTCTATGAGAACAAGGGGATTCTCTCTGGCCTGATCATCGACGAAACGGAGAGCATGCCGTCAGCTTCAGTCTACGTTCATCGCTTCGGTAGCCTGATTCGCGCCTATCAAATTGTGGGTTTTACCCCCGACCGCGACTACCGCTATCTGGAGGTCAATCGATTTCTGCGCCAGCTTCACCCCGAGATCGTCACCCAGACCGAGGCCCGGATTGCCGCCATTGGTGGCGTAGTCGTTCGCGATCCGGCCACCGACATCCTGCGCGTCAATGACGAGTTCAGCGTGTCGCTGGTGCTCGCCCGCTGCCAGACCCATGACAGCGGCAGCCATCGATGGAAAGTGAGATTCGACGCCAGCCTATGCCCAGACATCACGGTTGCTGTGCGTCTTGATCATGCCAATCGTGTGGCCCTGGACTACTACCTCCTCCCCCGGCTGGATTTTGGACAACCCAGAATCAGTCTCGCCGACCAGAACGCAATTGAGTTCGACTGCTATCGATTTGACACTCTGGACTACCTCTATGGAATGTCCGCACGCTCGCGACTCAGGAGGGCCGCATGA
- a CDS encoding helix-turn-helix transcriptional regulator: MGTENQTSKDARRRIAENIRRLRMERGLSQEGMAELADFHRTYVSQLERCVTNISIDGLERLAMALGVDISILLEDSSTPSRAGQPKEASERKQS, encoded by the coding sequence ATGGGTACGGAAAATCAGACAAGCAAAGATGCTCGCCGACGCATCGCCGAAAATATTCGCCGGTTGAGAATGGAACGTGGTCTAAGCCAGGAGGGAATGGCGGAGCTTGCGGACTTTCACCGAACGTATGTATCGCAACTCGAACGCTGCGTCACAAACATTTCCATTGACGGACTGGAGCGACTTGCCATGGCGTTGGGCGTGGATATCTCAATTCTTCTGGAAGACAGCAGCACTCCGTCTCGTGCAGGTCAGCCGAAGGAAGCGAGTGAACGGAAGCAATCGTAA
- a CDS encoding histidine kinase, with protein sequence MNTAPFPPSNLEPAIGSYKIPALRVLSEIATSLSTENNLEGLLERFLGTMVKLAGADAGAVRILTADGSHLRLVGSIGLPAELVEHEQFVELECGLCGEATRKRSHRHSANVHFCSERTSHSYFGSRCKHIIAVPLRHQGKVLGVYNLFMASDTPVPEDVALLFDSISEHLGMALENARLTRENMRITLMNERQMLANELHDSLAQTLAYMKMRLALLQDSMAQSDSESSAKYLDDVSEAVDTAYSGLRELLTHFRNRMDPRGLLHALQDMVNGFFKKTGIFINFSNMTPDLNLSPDQEVQVFHIVQEALANIQKHSQAQDVSLTLGLDGNNQYWVCIEDDGIGVSNKRDPDKDMHFGMSIMRERAQRLRGNVTVEKLQDRGTRVLLTFPAIRKESPQ encoded by the coding sequence ATGAATACCGCCCCGTTCCCACCCTCCAATCTGGAACCCGCAATTGGAAGTTACAAGATTCCAGCCTTGCGAGTGCTATCCGAGATCGCCACCAGCCTTTCTACAGAAAATAATCTTGAAGGATTACTTGAGCGATTTCTTGGCACCATGGTTAAACTCGCTGGCGCGGATGCCGGTGCCGTCCGGATATTGACAGCAGATGGCTCACATTTGCGCCTGGTAGGCTCAATCGGATTACCCGCAGAATTGGTGGAGCATGAACAGTTTGTCGAACTGGAATGCGGCTTGTGCGGGGAGGCCACACGGAAGCGGTCTCACCGTCATAGCGCCAATGTACACTTCTGCTCCGAGCGAACCTCTCACAGTTATTTCGGCTCACGCTGCAAACATATCATTGCAGTTCCATTACGTCACCAGGGGAAAGTTCTTGGCGTCTATAACCTATTCATGGCCAGCGATACTCCAGTGCCGGAAGACGTTGCATTACTATTCGATTCGATCAGCGAGCATCTGGGCATGGCGCTGGAAAATGCCCGTCTTACCCGCGAGAATATGCGTATTACCCTGATGAATGAACGTCAGATGCTGGCGAATGAATTGCATGATTCGCTCGCCCAAACACTGGCTTACATGAAAATGAGACTTGCCCTGCTGCAAGACTCCATGGCCCAGTCGGACTCTGAAAGTTCCGCCAAATATCTGGATGATGTCAGTGAGGCCGTGGATACTGCTTATTCCGGGTTACGCGAATTACTCACCCATTTTCGCAATCGCATGGATCCGCGAGGTTTACTGCATGCATTGCAGGATATGGTAAATGGCTTCTTCAAGAAAACCGGGATTTTTATCAATTTTTCCAACATGACGCCCGATCTCAACCTCTCGCCAGACCAAGAGGTTCAAGTTTTTCATATTGTTCAGGAAGCGCTTGCAAATATTCAAAAGCATTCACAGGCACAGGACGTCAGTCTTACGCTTGGGCTTGACGGCAACAATCAGTATTGGGTCTGCATCGAAGATGACGGGATTGGCGTCTCGAACAAAAGGGATCCAGACAAGGACATGCATTTTGGCATGAGCATCATGCGCGAGCGTGCACAGCGCTTGAGAGGCAACGTAACCGTCGAGAAACTTCAGGATCGGGGCACTCGAGTATTGCTAACCTTTCCAGCCATCAGGAAGGAAAGCCCGCAATGA
- a CDS encoding response regulator, whose product MTLRVLLVDDHTLFRKGLAELLERNELISVAGVAGSAVDARKLLMELKPDVMVTDLHMQPEDGLSLLRQLQQDGNTIPTLVLTVSNAEDDLANALRAGARGYLLKDMEPDDVVDAIVRAARGETVVAPSMTMKLVGLLQNNQPATQPSSLLDLLTQREREILSHLALGESNKVIARQLDISHDTVKLHVRHILSKLNLTSRVEAAIFAVEHKLSNAPLISAN is encoded by the coding sequence ATGACGCTGCGCGTGCTTCTGGTAGATGACCACACCTTATTCCGGAAGGGGCTTGCCGAACTTCTGGAGCGCAACGAACTGATCAGCGTAGCGGGTGTTGCGGGAAGCGCCGTGGATGCCCGCAAGTTACTTATGGAACTCAAGCCGGATGTCATGGTTACGGATCTTCACATGCAACCTGAAGATGGGTTAAGTCTTCTGCGTCAGCTTCAGCAGGATGGCAATACTATCCCCACCCTTGTTTTGACAGTCAGTAACGCCGAGGACGATCTTGCCAACGCATTGCGCGCCGGCGCACGGGGGTATCTTCTCAAGGACATGGAACCGGATGATGTTGTAGATGCCATAGTTAGAGCCGCAAGGGGAGAGACCGTAGTTGCGCCATCCATGACAATGAAGCTGGTAGGCCTGTTGCAGAATAACCAGCCCGCCACCCAGCCCTCATCCCTGCTCGATCTACTGACCCAGCGCGAACGCGAGATTCTCTCTCACCTTGCCCTGGGCGAAAGCAACAAAGTCATTGCCCGGCAATTGGACATCAGCCACGATACGGTAAAACTTCACGTTCGCCACATTCTTTCCAAGCTCAACTTGACTTCGCGAGTCGAAGCAGCAATCTTTGCGGTTGAACACAAACTTTCCAACGCGCCACTTATTTCTGCAAATTAG
- the cysG gene encoding siroheme synthase CysG, whose protein sequence is MEFLPVFLDIKGKTCAVIGGGDVAARKVSMLLNAGGKVTVVAPELCPTLKRQSESGEIHYVQSRFAPAHLQEAIVVIAATDDREVNKQVSEVAKAHRLPVNVVDDPDYCSFIMPSVIDRSPVIVAVSTGGSSPVLARLLRARLETLIPGTYGRLATLAEKFRGKVKEHFTEPSQRRIFWENIFQGPIAEMVFAGREEQASAALSKAVESSSSDTQPQGEVYLVGGGPGNPDLLTFRALRLMQQADVVVYDNLVTPPVLEMTRRDADRIFVGKQRANHAMRQEEINELLVKLAKEGKRVLRLKGGDPFIFGRGGEEIETLTANHIPFQVVPGITAASGVSSYAGIPLTHRNYAQACVFVTGHLKDGTMNLDWEMLARPNQTVVIYMGLLGLPVLCKQLVAHGLSPDTPAAIVQQGTTPSQKVVTGTLNSLPQLATDAQLKPPTLIIVGKVVGLQSKLAWFSPDQEAEGNFALTRNS, encoded by the coding sequence ATGGAATTTCTACCTGTTTTTTTAGACATCAAAGGCAAAACCTGCGCCGTCATAGGCGGAGGTGACGTGGCTGCCCGTAAGGTTTCAATGCTGTTAAATGCTGGGGGGAAGGTTACAGTAGTAGCCCCTGAACTGTGCCCCACCCTGAAGCGGCAGTCCGAAAGCGGTGAGATTCATTACGTCCAGTCACGTTTCGCTCCTGCGCATCTGCAAGAAGCCATTGTAGTGATTGCGGCTACCGATGACAGAGAAGTCAACAAGCAGGTTTCAGAAGTTGCCAAGGCCCATCGCCTGCCAGTCAATGTCGTAGATGACCCGGATTACTGCTCTTTCATCATGCCGTCTGTCATTGACCGTTCACCAGTAATAGTTGCCGTTTCTACCGGCGGCTCCTCTCCTGTACTGGCGCGCTTGCTTCGTGCCCGCCTTGAAACACTGATTCCAGGAACCTATGGCCGCCTCGCTACGCTGGCAGAGAAATTCCGCGGGAAAGTTAAAGAGCACTTCACGGAACCCAGCCAAAGAAGGATATTCTGGGAAAATATTTTTCAAGGACCCATTGCGGAAATGGTTTTTGCTGGCCGCGAGGAACAAGCCAGCGCCGCACTGTCAAAAGCAGTCGAGTCCAGCTCAAGTGACACACAACCACAGGGAGAGGTCTATCTTGTTGGCGGTGGCCCCGGCAATCCTGATCTACTGACATTCCGCGCCTTGCGCCTGATGCAGCAGGCTGATGTTGTCGTTTATGACAACCTGGTCACGCCTCCGGTGCTGGAAATGACTCGTCGCGATGCCGATCGCATATTCGTAGGAAAGCAGCGAGCCAACCACGCCATGCGGCAGGAAGAAATAAATGAATTGCTGGTCAAACTGGCCAAGGAAGGCAAGCGAGTACTCCGTCTTAAGGGAGGCGACCCCTTCATCTTTGGACGAGGCGGCGAGGAAATCGAAACCCTGACTGCGAATCACATCCCGTTTCAGGTGGTGCCAGGCATCACGGCTGCATCAGGCGTTTCTTCTTATGCCGGCATACCTCTAACTCATCGTAATTATGCTCAGGCATGTGTATTCGTGACCGGACATCTCAAGGATGGGACCATGAATCTGGACTGGGAAATGCTGGCCAGACCGAATCAGACTGTTGTGATATACATGGGATTACTTGGACTCCCGGTTCTATGCAAGCAACTGGTTGCGCATGGACTCTCCCCTGACACTCCCGCAGCCATAGTTCAGCAAGGAACCACGCCGAGCCAGAAAGTTGTTACGGGTACTCTGAATTCACTTCCTCAGTTGGCCACAGATGCACAACTCAAGCCGCCAACCCTGATTATTGTGGGCAAGGTGGTCGGCTTGCAAAGCAAGCTGGCATGGTTCTCGCCGGACCAAGAGGCCGAGGGCAATTTTGCGTTAACGCGCAACAGCTAG
- the pilQ gene encoding type IV pilus secretin PilQ has translation MTTAKLMIKPMIRMACAVLFSVTAMVAGADNEAREATNAQNNIKDISYSALQGGKVEVKVTLKQPLSSPPAGFTTNNPPRIALDFPGTTNALGKNSIEVGEGTLRTMNIVQAGNRTRLVLNLAKPVGYETRMDGNSLIVSLHGTATSVSTTNETTRFAEAGAGVGVQKHTVNEIDFRRGNNGEGRVVVGLSDSTTGIDIRKQGNSLIVDFLDSAVPKSQERKLDVADFGTPVRMLSTSSQGKNVRMVIEPQGQWEYSAYQADRQFIVDVKKIVEDPNKMVPGSKQGYGGEKLSLNFQNVEVRTVLQVIADFTNLNIITSDSVSGSLTLRLKDVPWDQALDIILNAKGLDKRKNGNVVWIAPRDELAVKEKAELEAKLQITELEPLQTEYYALNYLRADRAKQMLNGESSTLMDSAGDATCAPAATGLKSVTPSAGGGGGSGGGGSSGAQRILSKRGSASFDLKTNMLIVNDIPGKHEEIRRLMTVIDVPAKQVMIEARVVLANDTFGKQLGVRLGGQLGKTVGDYRVGMSQNLSNSTIIANNYPSSWVSGSITGAVSSTGAVTETYTPSSILGGTGNSNVNLGVSNPAGALAFTLMNLGTGNLISLELSALEADGRGNVISNPRVMTSNQRPAAIVQGVQIPVVTPGSANSPATTTFKDVLLCLLVNPQVLNNDSILLDVEVTKDTPGEYTPDGNNRAVNISRVKTQVLVNNGETAVLGGIFTQATQNDVQKVPLFGDLPVVGNLFRHTTKSEDKRELMIFITPRIMKESLNIQ, from the coding sequence ATGACGACAGCGAAATTAATGATTAAACCCATGATCCGTATGGCCTGCGCTGTACTTTTCTCAGTCACGGCTATGGTTGCTGGTGCCGACAATGAGGCAAGAGAGGCGACAAATGCGCAAAATAACATTAAAGATATTTCCTACTCGGCATTGCAGGGTGGCAAGGTTGAAGTCAAGGTAACTCTAAAGCAGCCTTTGTCTTCTCCTCCGGCGGGTTTCACAACTAACAACCCTCCGCGTATCGCACTCGATTTTCCCGGAACAACCAATGCTTTGGGCAAAAACTCTATAGAAGTGGGCGAAGGTACGCTTCGCACCATGAATATTGTTCAAGCCGGCAATCGGACACGCTTGGTCCTGAATCTGGCAAAGCCAGTAGGTTATGAAACTCGCATGGATGGTAATTCTCTGATCGTCTCGCTGCATGGAACTGCAACCTCGGTATCAACAACCAATGAAACAACTCGTTTTGCTGAGGCGGGTGCGGGTGTGGGTGTGCAAAAACACACTGTCAATGAGATTGATTTCCGCCGTGGGAATAATGGTGAAGGTCGCGTTGTAGTTGGCCTTTCAGATTCGACGACTGGAATAGATATTCGCAAGCAAGGGAATAGTCTGATTGTTGATTTCCTGGATTCCGCTGTACCAAAAAGCCAAGAACGCAAACTGGATGTTGCTGATTTTGGAACCCCAGTTCGCATGTTGTCCACCTCGAGCCAGGGCAAGAATGTGCGGATGGTAATTGAGCCACAAGGCCAATGGGAATATTCCGCGTATCAGGCAGACAGGCAGTTTATTGTGGATGTTAAAAAAATTGTCGAAGATCCAAATAAAATGGTTCCTGGAAGCAAGCAAGGCTACGGAGGGGAAAAACTCTCGCTGAATTTCCAGAACGTGGAAGTGCGTACGGTACTGCAAGTCATCGCGGATTTTACCAATCTGAATATTATCACCAGCGATTCAGTTTCTGGTTCCCTGACATTACGTCTGAAAGATGTTCCATGGGATCAGGCTTTGGACATCATTCTTAACGCCAAGGGTCTCGACAAGCGCAAAAACGGCAATGTTGTCTGGATAGCGCCGCGTGACGAACTGGCGGTCAAGGAAAAAGCTGAACTGGAAGCAAAACTGCAAATAACGGAGCTTGAACCTCTTCAAACGGAGTATTACGCGCTTAACTATTTAAGGGCGGACCGAGCCAAGCAAATGCTTAATGGAGAAAGCAGCACTCTGATGGATAGCGCTGGAGATGCGACTTGCGCTCCTGCAGCAACGGGGCTGAAAAGCGTAACTCCGAGTGCCGGAGGTGGAGGTGGTAGCGGTGGTGGTGGTTCCAGCGGCGCCCAAAGAATATTATCGAAACGGGGAAGCGCCTCGTTTGATTTGAAGACCAACATGCTGATTGTTAATGATATTCCCGGCAAGCACGAGGAAATTCGCCGCTTGATGACCGTGATCGACGTGCCGGCCAAGCAAGTCATGATTGAAGCGCGCGTGGTGCTGGCCAATGATACTTTCGGCAAGCAACTGGGTGTTCGCCTCGGTGGTCAGTTGGGCAAAACAGTTGGAGACTATCGAGTTGGGATGTCGCAGAATCTTAGTAATTCCACGATTATTGCAAATAACTATCCATCAAGCTGGGTAAGCGGATCAATAACCGGTGCTGTTAGCTCGACGGGCGCAGTTACGGAGACTTATACGCCTTCATCAATTCTTGGTGGTACAGGCAATTCGAACGTCAACCTGGGTGTTTCAAACCCGGCTGGTGCACTTGCATTTACCCTGATGAATCTGGGTACGGGTAACCTGATCAGCCTGGAGTTGTCCGCTCTGGAAGCGGATGGCCGTGGAAACGTAATTTCCAACCCTCGGGTCATGACCTCCAACCAGCGGCCTGCGGCAATCGTACAGGGCGTTCAGATACCAGTGGTAACCCCGGGGTCGGCAAACAGTCCGGCCACCACGACATTCAAGGATGTGTTGCTGTGCTTGCTGGTGAACCCGCAAGTGCTGAACAATGATTCCATCCTGCTGGATGTGGAGGTCACCAAGGACACCCCGGGAGAATATACACCTGATGGGAACAACAGGGCGGTCAACATTAGCAGGGTGAAGACGCAAGTTCTGGTAAATAACGGCGAAACGGCTGTGCTGGGTGGCATATTTACACAGGCTACCCAGAATGACGTACAGAAAGTGCCACTGTTTGGCGACCTTCCTGTCGTTGGAAACTTGTTCCGGCATACAACAAAAAGCGAAGACAAGCGAGAGCTCATGATCTTCATCACGCCTCGCATAATGAAAGAAAGCCTTAATATTCAGTAA
- a CDS encoding pilus assembly protein PilP: MVIAALLVGIVGCGDQHDDLDQFVREGGQGMRGKVDPLPEVKPYEPFAYTVFELPEPFKPRKLKASTNVGGGGGLQPDLNRRKEPLESYELEKLKMVGTLQQNKLMYALIKAPDNSLHRVKNGNHLGVNFGKVTSVTESEVQVTEVIEDSSGEWSEKQSSVTLVEESATGQQKN, encoded by the coding sequence ATGGTCATAGCCGCCTTATTGGTGGGAATAGTTGGTTGCGGAGATCAGCATGATGATCTTGACCAATTTGTGCGTGAGGGTGGTCAGGGTATGAGAGGCAAGGTTGACCCCTTGCCAGAGGTCAAGCCCTATGAGCCCTTTGCTTACACGGTTTTTGAACTTCCAGAGCCATTCAAACCACGGAAGTTGAAGGCTTCAACTAACGTCGGGGGTGGTGGCGGGCTTCAGCCTGATTTAAATCGCCGGAAGGAGCCCCTCGAATCCTATGAGTTGGAAAAACTCAAGATGGTGGGTACATTGCAACAGAATAAATTGATGTATGCCTTGATTAAAGCCCCAGACAATAGCCTTCATCGCGTAAAAAACGGAAATCATTTGGGCGTAAATTTTGGCAAGGTCACCAGTGTGACCGAATCGGAAGTTCAAGTGACTGAAGTTATTGAGGATAGCTCGGGCGAATGGAGCGAAAAGCAAAGCAGTGTCACCCTGGTCGAGGAATCGGCTACAGGTCAACAGAAGAACTAG
- a CDS encoding type 4a pilus biogenesis protein PilO, protein MNLDELKTLNIKDVGGWPVLPKVAALAVLLVAVVFASYWFDWSGQLEQLETVRQEESKLRETFLAKKKQAINLDTYRQQLKEIDQAFGALLKQLPNKSEMDALLVDINQAGLGRGLEFELFKPAASESVTEFYAELPVTIKVTGAYHDLGNFASDIAQMPRIVTLNDVKINVAKDGRLAMDGVAKTYRYLDEEEVSAQKKTAVDAKKKAGGAK, encoded by the coding sequence ATGAACCTTGATGAACTGAAAACCCTGAATATTAAAGATGTTGGCGGCTGGCCTGTTCTACCTAAAGTGGCTGCGCTGGCGGTGCTTTTGGTTGCGGTCGTATTTGCGAGTTATTGGTTTGACTGGAGCGGACAATTGGAGCAATTGGAAACAGTTCGCCAGGAAGAATCAAAACTGCGCGAAACTTTCCTGGCTAAAAAGAAACAGGCCATTAATCTGGATACCTACCGTCAACAACTCAAAGAGATCGACCAGGCTTTTGGAGCGCTTTTGAAGCAGCTGCCAAATAAATCCGAAATGGATGCTTTGCTGGTGGATATCAACCAAGCGGGTTTGGGTCGGGGGCTTGAGTTTGAGTTGTTTAAACCTGCTGCGAGTGAATCTGTCACAGAATTTTATGCAGAGTTACCGGTTACGATCAAGGTGACGGGCGCCTACCACGACCTGGGAAATTTTGCCAGCGATATTGCCCAGATGCCGAGAATTGTGACGCTGAATGATGTCAAAATAAACGTGGCTAAAGATGGTAGGTTGGCGATGGATGGCGTTGCTAAAACTTATCGTTATCTGGATGAAGAAGAAGTAAGTGCACAGAAGAAAACGGCAGTTGACGCCAAGAAAAAGGCGGGGGGGGCGAAGTGA
- a CDS encoding PilN domain-containing protein, producing the protein MTVRINLLPHREQKRAARQQQFIVLAALTLGLGAVIAVAGHSYFGAKISNQEGRNAFLNAEIAKLDKEIEEIKVLKEKTTALLERKKVVETLQANRSQVVHLLDQLVRQLPDGVYLKSIEQKDNVVNLVGYAQSNARVASLMRNLDSSEWLEDPRLIETKAVMLNSLRVSEFSLNIKLMPPKPAEGVDEQKTSPSNNKDKKA; encoded by the coding sequence ATGACAGTCCGCATCAATCTTCTTCCGCATCGCGAACAAAAACGAGCCGCTCGTCAGCAGCAATTTATTGTACTTGCTGCTCTTACCTTGGGGCTTGGTGCTGTTATAGCGGTGGCAGGGCACTCCTATTTTGGCGCAAAGATATCCAACCAGGAGGGGCGCAATGCATTCCTGAATGCTGAAATTGCCAAACTGGACAAGGAGATCGAAGAAATCAAGGTGCTCAAGGAAAAAACGACAGCACTCCTGGAGCGCAAGAAAGTCGTTGAAACCCTTCAGGCAAATCGTTCTCAGGTGGTGCATCTTCTTGATCAGTTGGTTCGGCAGTTGCCCGATGGCGTCTATTTGAAATCTATCGAGCAGAAAGATAATGTTGTCAACTTGGTCGGCTACGCACAGTCCAACGCGCGAGTCGCTTCGTTAATGCGCAATCTGGATTCATCGGAATGGCTTGAAGATCCGCGTTTGATAGAGACTAAGGCCGTCATGCTGAATAGTTTGCGGGTCAGTGAATTTTCTCTGAACATCAAGCTTATGCCGCCCAAGCCAGCAGAAGGTGTTGACGAGCAAAAAACTTCGCCTTCAAACAACAAGGATAAGAAGGCATGA
- a CDS encoding pilus assembly protein PilM, translating into MRFDFLEAKSPPLIGVDISSSSVKMVELAEAGKDLYRVERYAIELLPKDSVVDGNIVNLEVVGETVRRAWKKMGTRIKHVALALPSAAVITKKIVVQAGLRDQELEFQVETEANQYIPFALDEVNLDFQIIGPNPNNPEEVELLIAASRKEKVDDRVATAEAAGLKPLVMDIESYATQLAYDMIARQLPGGGRGQTVAIVDIGAAMTHINVLHDNQSVYLREQSFGGNHLTQEIQRRYSLSAEEADIAKRQGGLPDTYEPETLQPFMDTLALEVARALQFFFSSTQFNRVDHILLAGGCAMIQGLDEIVASRTQVSTMIANPFANMALSSRIKPKQLTADAPALMIACGLALRRFDS; encoded by the coding sequence TTGCGATTCGATTTTCTGGAAGCCAAGTCGCCGCCACTCATTGGGGTAGACATCAGTTCCTCTTCGGTCAAGATGGTCGAGCTTGCGGAAGCGGGGAAGGATCTTTACCGCGTTGAGCGTTATGCAATCGAGTTGCTGCCGAAGGATTCGGTCGTGGATGGCAATATCGTTAACCTGGAGGTGGTTGGCGAAACAGTCAGGCGTGCATGGAAGAAGATGGGAACGCGTATCAAGCACGTTGCCCTGGCTCTCCCTTCGGCAGCCGTCATCACCAAAAAGATTGTGGTTCAGGCTGGATTGCGTGATCAGGAACTTGAGTTTCAGGTCGAAACAGAAGCAAACCAGTACATTCCTTTTGCGTTGGATGAGGTGAATCTGGATTTCCAGATTATCGGTCCAAACCCAAATAATCCAGAGGAGGTCGAGCTCCTGATCGCGGCATCACGCAAGGAAAAGGTGGATGATCGGGTTGCGACTGCAGAGGCGGCTGGACTCAAGCCGCTTGTGATGGATATTGAGTCCTATGCTACTCAGTTGGCATATGACATGATTGCACGGCAACTTCCAGGGGGTGGCCGAGGACAAACCGTTGCCATTGTTGATATAGGCGCGGCCATGACGCACATTAACGTCTTGCACGACAATCAGTCCGTGTATTTACGTGAGCAGAGCTTTGGCGGAAATCACCTGACTCAAGAAATTCAGCGCCGCTACAGTTTGTCGGCGGAAGAGGCGGATATTGCCAAGCGCCAAGGTGGTTTGCCCGATACCTACGAACCGGAAACGCTTCAGCCATTCATGGATACGCTGGCTCTGGAAGTGGCGCGGGCGTTGCAGTTTTTCTTTTCTTCTACCCAGTTCAATCGGGTGGATCACATTCTCCTTGCGGGTGGTTGTGCCATGATTCAGGGCTTGGATGAGATCGTGGCAAGTCGTACCCAAGTCAGTACCATGATTGCTAACCCTTTCGCAAATATGGCGCTGTCTTCCCGCATTAAACCCAAACAACTGACTGCCGACGCACCAGCCTTGATGATCGCGTGCGGATTGGCTTTGCGGAGATTTGATTCATGA